A genome region from Populus alba chromosome 5, ASM523922v2, whole genome shotgun sequence includes the following:
- the LOC118062192 gene encoding protein KINESIN LIGHT CHAIN-RELATED 2 gives MKRASILLLSHLTRQKPKTLTPLLTRNYLSSNTTNTPSYFSLHSPTNNLKSCTKTNGLIIKPHQSQANPSRNSGTLVETTPQISSRQKKIKEKSQIEEAFESAATVEGMLEAFKDMEACFDERELGLALLKIGLKLDQQGEDPEKALTFATRALKVLDIGDDKPSFLVAMTLQLMGSVSYSLKRFNDSLGYLNRAKRILGRLEEEGTTNVEDIRPVLHAVLLELSNVKTAMGRREEAIDNLKKCLEIKEMTMDKGSKELGVANRELAEAYVAVLNFNEALPFGLKALDIHKSGLGDYSVEVAYDRKLLGVIYSGLEEHDKALEQNVLSQKVLKSWGLRSELLHAEIDAANMQIALGKYDEAINTLKGVVQQTEKDGGTRALVFISMAKALCHLEKIADAKRCLEIACGILDKKETASPVEVAEAYSEIAMLYENMNEFETAISLLKRTQSMLEKLPQEQHSEGSVSARIGWLLLLTGKVTQAIPYLESAAEMLKESFGSKHFGIGYVYNNLGAAYLELDRPQSAAQMFAVAKDIMDAALGPHHADSIEAYQNLSKAYSAMGSYTLAIEFQQRAIDAWESHGPSAHDMLMEARRIREQLKTKARDASTNQLPTKALPLPHSSPSGKNEETYIMTSLSARIKQA, from the exons ATGAAAAGAGCTTCAATCTTACTTCTCTCTCATCTTACTCGCCAAAAACCTAAAACACTAACCCCTCTTCTCACCAGAAACTACTTATCATCTAACACCACAAACACACCCTCCTACTTCTCACTTCATTCACCTACCAATAATCTCAAATCCTGCACCAAAACCAATGGCCTTATTATCAAGCCCCACCAATCCCAAGCAAACCCATCTCGAAATAGTGGTACCCTTGTTGAAACAACTCCTCAAATCTCCTCTAGGCAGaagaaaatcaaggaaaaatcTCAAATTGAAGAGGCTTTTGAGTCTGCAGCGACAGTTGAGGGCATGCTCGAAGCTTTTAAAGATATGGAGGCTTGTTTTGATGAGAGAGAACTTGGTTTGGCTTTATTGAAAATTGGTCTTAAACTTGACCAACAAGGTGAGGACCCTGAAAAGGCTTTAACTTTTGCTACTAGAGCTTTGAAAGTTCTTGATATTGGTGATGATAAGCCTAGTTTTCTTGTTGCTATGACTTTACAATTAATGGGTTCTGTTAGTTATAGTTTAAAAAGGTTTAATGATAGTTTAGGGTATTTAAATAGGGCAAAGAGGATACTGGGTAGGCTGGAGGAGGAGGGGACTACTAATGTTGAGGATATTAGGCCAGTGTTGCATGCTGTGCTGCTTGAGTTATCAAATGTGAAGACTGCGATGGGGAGGAGAGAGGAGGCCATAGATAATCTTAAGAAGTGTTTAGAGATCAAGGAAATGACTATGGATAAAGGCAGTAAAGAATTGGGTGTGGCAAATAGGGAACTGGCAGAGGCTTATGTTGCAGTTTTGAATTTCAATGAGGCTTTGCCGTTTGGTTTGAAGGCATTGGATATACATAAGAGTGGACTTGGGGATTATTCTGTGGAGGTTGCATATGATAGGAAGCTTCTCGGGGTCATATATAGTGGGTTGGAGGAACATGACAAGGCATTGGAGCAGAATGTGCTGTCACAGAAGGTTTTGAAGAGTTGGGGTCTACGATCAGAATTGCTTCATGCTGAGATCGATGCTGCTAATATGCAGATTGCATTGGGCAAGTATGATGAGGCTATTAATACTTTGAAGGGTGTTGTCCAGCAGACAGAGAAAGATGGCGGGACTCGAGCATTAGTGTTCATCTCTATGGCAAAGGCACTATGTCATCTAGAAAAGATTGCAGATGCAAAGAGGTGTCTGGAAATTGCCTGTGGAATTCTTGACAAGAAAGAAACAGCTTCTCCAGTTGAAGTTGCTGAGGCATACTCAGAGATAGCAATGCTATATGAGAATATGAATGAGTTTGAAACGGCAATTTCATTGCTAAAGAGAACACAGTCTATGCTCGAGAAGCTCCCACAAGAACAGCATTCAGAAGGAAGTGTTTCTGCTAGAATTGGGTGGTTACTTCTGTTGACAGGTAAGGTGACTCAGGCAATTCCTTACTTGGAGAGTGCTGCTGAAATGTTGAAGGAGAGCTTTGGGTCCAAACATTTTGGAATTGGATATGTCTACAACAATTTGGGGGCGGCGTATTTGGAATTGGATAGACCACAGTCAGCTGCACAGATGTTTGCAGTTGCAAAGGACATCATGGATGCAGCTCTTGGTCCTCATCATGCAGATTCAATTGAGGCATACCAGAATCTCTCGAAAGCATATAGTGCCATGGGAAG CTATACCCTTGCCATTGAATTCCAGCAGCGAGCAATAGATGCCTGGGAAAGTCATGGACCAAGTGCACATGATATGCTAATGGAAGCCCGTCGAATTCGGGAACAACTAAAGACAAAAGCTCGTGATGCATCCACAAATCAGCTTCCTACAAAAGCCTTGCCCTTGCCTCACAGTAGCCCCTCTGGAAAAAACGAAGAAACTTACATCATGACATCCCTCTCAGCCAGAATCAAACAAGCATAA